A stretch of Bradyrhizobium sp. AZCC 2262 DNA encodes these proteins:
- a CDS encoding extracellular solute-binding protein, with product MALLTRRHALGLGIGALSASRFRPAAADNGDSEMHGMSVFGDLKYPADFHHFDYVNLAAPKGGLFSTIPTSRLNNQSFYTFNSLNAFILKGEGACGMELTFATLMARAGDEPDAVYGQVAKSVQISPDKLTYRFTLRPEARFHDGSRLTAHDAAFSISILKEKGHPLVVTQLRDMVKAEARDDATLVVTFAEKRARDVPLYVATLPIFSKAYYATRAFDETTLDTPLGSGPYRVGRFEANRYIEFDRVKDWWGADLPVSRGLFNFDTVRLEFYRDRDVAFEGFTGKNYLYREEFTARIWATRYDFPAIKDGRVKREVVPDQAPAGAQGWFMNTRRKQFKDPRVREALIYAFDFEWTNKTVMYSAYARTISPFQNSDMVASGPPSPEELKLLEPFRGKVPDEVFGEPFVPPVSDGSGQDRALLRKASQLLTDAGLVVKDRKRLLPDGDVFTIEFLLDEPSFQPHHAAFLKNLGTLGIEATLRLVDAVQYRARVEDFDFDMTTERLPISATPGDSIRPTFSAQAAATKGSYNLAGIADPVIDALLEKILAVDTRAELTVACRAFDRVFRAGRYWVPHWYRATHPLAYWDVFDHPKTLPRYQMESYSSSVGERILWWYDANKAAKLEQAK from the coding sequence ATGGCGCTACTCACCCGTCGGCACGCGCTCGGTCTCGGCATCGGTGCGCTGAGCGCCAGCCGATTTCGCCCCGCCGCCGCCGACAATGGCGACAGCGAGATGCACGGCATGTCGGTGTTTGGCGACTTGAAATACCCGGCCGATTTTCATCATTTCGACTACGTGAATCTCGCCGCGCCGAAGGGCGGCTTGTTCTCGACCATTCCCACCTCGCGCCTCAATAACCAGTCCTTCTATACATTCAACTCGCTCAACGCCTTCATCCTGAAAGGCGAAGGCGCATGCGGCATGGAGTTGACCTTTGCGACGCTGATGGCGCGGGCGGGCGACGAACCCGATGCGGTGTACGGCCAGGTCGCGAAATCCGTGCAGATTTCGCCAGACAAGCTGACGTACCGGTTCACGCTGCGACCCGAAGCTCGCTTCCACGACGGCAGCAGGCTGACCGCGCATGACGCGGCCTTCTCGATCAGCATCCTGAAGGAGAAGGGCCATCCGCTGGTCGTCACGCAGCTGCGCGACATGGTGAAGGCCGAAGCGCGCGACGATGCAACGCTGGTGGTGACGTTTGCCGAAAAGCGCGCGCGCGACGTGCCGCTCTATGTCGCAACGCTGCCGATTTTCTCGAAGGCCTATTACGCGACCAGGGCGTTCGACGAAACGACGCTCGATACCCCGCTGGGATCGGGGCCGTACAGGGTCGGCAGGTTCGAAGCCAATCGCTACATCGAATTCGATCGCGTCAAGGACTGGTGGGGAGCGGATCTTCCCGTCAGCCGCGGTCTTTTCAATTTCGATACCGTGCGCCTCGAGTTCTACCGCGACCGCGACGTCGCCTTCGAGGGGTTTACCGGCAAGAACTATCTGTACCGCGAGGAATTCACCGCGCGGATATGGGCGACGCGCTACGACTTCCCCGCCATCAAGGATGGCCGCGTCAAGCGTGAGGTCGTGCCCGATCAGGCCCCGGCGGGCGCGCAAGGTTGGTTCATGAACACCCGCCGCAAGCAGTTCAAGGATCCGCGCGTACGTGAGGCGCTGATTTACGCATTCGATTTCGAATGGACCAACAAGACCGTGATGTACAGCGCCTATGCGCGCACCATCTCGCCGTTCCAGAACTCGGACATGGTGGCGTCGGGTCCGCCGTCGCCGGAAGAGCTCAAGCTGCTTGAACCGTTCCGGGGCAAGGTGCCGGACGAAGTATTCGGCGAACCTTTCGTGCCGCCGGTGTCGGATGGTTCGGGGCAGGATCGCGCGCTGCTGCGCAAGGCCTCGCAGCTGCTCACCGATGCCGGCCTTGTCGTCAAGGACCGCAAACGGCTGTTGCCCGATGGCGATGTTTTCACGATCGAGTTCCTGCTCGACGAGCCGTCGTTCCAGCCGCACCATGCGGCGTTCCTCAAGAATCTCGGCACGCTCGGCATCGAGGCCACGCTGCGGCTGGTCGATGCCGTGCAGTACCGCGCCCGCGTCGAGGATTTCGACTTCGACATGACCACGGAGCGCCTCCCGATCTCCGCGACGCCAGGGGATTCGATACGCCCGACCTTCTCCGCGCAGGCCGCCGCGACCAAGGGGTCCTACAATCTGGCCGGTATCGCGGACCCGGTTATCGATGCATTGCTTGAGAAGATTCTGGCCGTCGATACCCGCGCCGAATTGACGGTCGCCTGCCGCGCCTTCGACCGCGTGTTCCGCGCCGGGCGGTACTGGGTGCCGCACTGGTACCGCGCCACGCATCCGCTGGCGTATTGGGATGTGTTCGACCATCCCAAGACCTTGCCGCGCTACCAGATGGAAAGTTACTCATCCAGCGTCGGGGAGCGGATCCTATGGTGGTATGACGCCAACAAGGCCGCGAAGCTCGAGCAGGCAAAGTAA
- a CDS encoding extracellular solute-binding protein produces the protein MAITRRHLLQGTAAAAMAPALGLNFGVSSPALAQAAPDGLKWRHGISTFGDIKYPVDFKRFDYVNPDAPKGGVARLFELGTYDSFNMVVAGLKGSVPAGVARIYQSLMDPALDEPDSYYGTLAELVTYPDDFSYVIYRLRPAARWHDGKPVTPEDVVFSFETSKASSPRARFYYQHIVKAEKVGDHDVKFFFDSPGNRELPLITGQLNVLPKHWWEGTDAQGRKRDVTATTLEPPLGSGPYRIKDFVAGRSLVLERVKDYWGKDLPNSIGQDNFDELRYEFFRDDVVGRQAFKADQFDWYSERSAKEWSVAYDFPAVHDGRVIKEKFPVLSSGRMQGWAFNLRRPLFKDVRLRRAFNYAFDFEEMNRTLSTGEYHRDSSYFDGIPDFMGTGLPEGLELEMLEPLRDKVPAEVFTTPYKDPVNGTPEAVRNNLREATRLLKEAGFEVRDRKLVDPSGQPVSVEILCPDEGNERISLFYKPSLERLGISVNIRRVDDVQYQNRTRDYDFDMTTVVWGQSLSPGNEQREWFGSQAADKPGSRNMGGIKNPAVDALIERIIFAKNRAEQIAACKAMDRVLLWNFYCVTQFNYGFQRYARWDRFSHPDPLPKYGVSGFPTVWWYDADKAAKIGKRS, from the coding sequence TTGGCAATCACCCGACGACATCTTCTGCAAGGCACTGCCGCAGCCGCCATGGCCCCCGCGCTCGGGCTCAACTTTGGCGTTTCCTCGCCCGCGCTGGCGCAGGCCGCGCCGGATGGACTGAAATGGCGGCACGGGATCTCCACCTTTGGCGACATCAAATACCCCGTCGACTTCAAGCGCTTCGACTACGTCAATCCGGATGCGCCCAAGGGCGGCGTCGCCCGTCTGTTCGAGCTTGGTACCTATGACAGCTTCAACATGGTGGTCGCCGGGTTGAAGGGATCAGTCCCCGCCGGCGTCGCAAGAATCTATCAATCGCTGATGGACCCGGCGCTCGATGAGCCGGACAGCTATTACGGTACGCTGGCCGAACTCGTCACCTATCCCGATGATTTCTCCTATGTAATCTATCGCCTGCGTCCGGCGGCGCGGTGGCATGACGGCAAGCCGGTGACCCCGGAAGACGTGGTTTTTTCGTTTGAAACGTCGAAGGCCAGCAGCCCGAGAGCCCGCTTCTATTACCAGCATATCGTCAAGGCCGAGAAGGTCGGTGACCACGACGTCAAATTCTTCTTCGACAGCCCCGGCAATCGTGAACTTCCGCTGATCACCGGCCAGCTCAACGTGTTGCCCAAGCATTGGTGGGAAGGCACCGACGCACAAGGGCGCAAGCGCGACGTGACGGCAACCACGCTGGAGCCGCCGCTGGGATCGGGACCCTATCGCATCAAGGATTTTGTCGCCGGCCGGTCGCTGGTGCTCGAACGGGTGAAGGACTACTGGGGCAAGGATCTGCCCAACAGCATTGGCCAGGACAATTTCGACGAACTCCGCTACGAATTCTTCCGCGACGACGTCGTCGGACGCCAGGCCTTCAAGGCCGACCAGTTCGACTGGTATTCCGAGCGCAGCGCCAAGGAATGGTCGGTCGCCTACGACTTCCCCGCGGTGCATGACGGGCGGGTGATCAAGGAAAAGTTTCCGGTCCTGAGTTCGGGGCGGATGCAGGGCTGGGCCTTCAATCTGCGCCGGCCGCTGTTCAAGGACGTGCGGCTGCGCCGCGCCTTCAACTATGCCTTTGACTTCGAGGAGATGAACCGGACCCTGTCGACCGGCGAGTACCATCGCGATAGCAGCTATTTCGACGGCATCCCCGACTTCATGGGGACCGGACTTCCCGAGGGCCTCGAACTGGAAATGCTGGAGCCCCTGCGGGACAAGGTGCCTGCGGAGGTTTTCACGACACCCTACAAGGATCCCGTCAACGGCACCCCCGAAGCCGTCCGCAACAATCTGCGCGAAGCCACGCGGCTGTTGAAGGAGGCCGGATTCGAAGTCCGCGACCGCAAGCTGGTCGATCCCTCGGGACAGCCTGTCAGCGTCGAGATCCTGTGTCCCGACGAGGGCAACGAGCGAATCTCCCTGTTCTACAAGCCCTCCCTGGAGCGGCTCGGCATCTCGGTGAACATACGCCGGGTCGATGACGTGCAGTATCAAAACCGCACGCGTGACTATGACTTCGACATGACGACCGTTGTCTGGGGGCAGTCGCTGTCGCCCGGCAACGAACAGCGCGAATGGTTCGGCTCGCAAGCGGCGGACAAGCCCGGCTCCCGCAATATGGGCGGGATCAAGAACCCCGCGGTGGATGCGCTGATCGAGCGCATCATCTTCGCCAAGAACCGCGCCGAACAGATCGCGGCCTGCAAGGCGATGGACCGCGTGCTGCTCTGGAACTTCTATTGCGTTACGCAATTCAACTACGGATTCCAGCGCTATGCGCGCTGGGATCGCTTCAGCCATCCAGACCCCTTGCCCAAATATGGCGTGTCGGGATTCCCGACGGTGTGGTGGTACGATGCCGACAAGGCAGCCAAGATCGGCAAGCGCAGTTGA
- a CDS encoding 3-deoxy-manno-octulosonate cytidylyltransferase: MTETRILVLIPARMAATRLPGKPLLDIGGLPMIVHVLRRAEEAKIGRVAVATDTPEIAAAVKAAGGEVVMTRADHPSGSDRIHEAMRTIDPDGRAEIVVNLQGDFPTIAPDTIRAALPPLDDPAVDIATLASQIHTEEEDQAPSVVKAVGSPIGPNRLRALYFTRATAPHGDGPRYHHIGLYAYRRAALERFVALPPSPLEQQERLEQLRALEAGMRIDITLVDSVPRGVDTPADLETARRILAKA; this comes from the coding sequence ATGACCGAAACCCGAATTCTAGTGCTGATTCCCGCCCGCATGGCGGCGACCCGCCTGCCCGGCAAGCCGCTCCTCGATATCGGCGGCCTGCCGATGATCGTCCACGTGCTGCGCCGGGCCGAGGAGGCCAAAATCGGCCGGGTGGCGGTCGCCACCGACACGCCCGAGATCGCGGCCGCCGTGAAGGCCGCCGGCGGCGAGGTGGTGATGACCCGTGCCGATCATCCCTCCGGCTCCGACCGGATCCATGAGGCCATGCGGACGATCGATCCCGACGGCCGGGCCGAGATTGTGGTCAACCTGCAGGGCGACTTTCCCACGATCGCGCCGGACACGATCCGCGCCGCGCTTCCCCCGCTCGACGACCCCGCCGTCGACATTGCGACGCTGGCCTCGCAGATACATACCGAGGAAGAGGACCAGGCCCCCAGCGTGGTGAAGGCGGTCGGCTCGCCAATCGGCCCGAACCGGCTTCGTGCGCTCTACTTCACCCGCGCCACGGCGCCCCATGGCGACGGCCCCCGCTACCATCACATCGGCCTCTACGCCTATCGCCGCGCCGCGCTGGAACGGTTCGTGGCGCTGCCGCCGTCTCCGCTGGAGCAGCAGGAGAGGCTCGAGCAACTGCGCGCGCTGGAGGCCGGGATGCGGATCGACATCACCCTCGTCGACAGCGTGCCGCGCGGCGTCGACACCCCTGCCGACCTTGAAACCGCCCGCCGCATACTGGCAAAAGCCTGA
- a CDS encoding ABC transporter permease: protein MTITAPQPVETTTQSPLGEVVPATRHAFAPSPLNRRRWQNFKANRRGYWSFWIFLVLFVVSLFANFIANDKPLLVKYDGRLYWPVIFNYSETTFGGDFETTADYRDPYLQKQIAEKGGTMIWPPIRYSYDTHNLDLPTPAPSKPTWMLTEEQCKEVVKKKGLNSCRDLEYNWLGTDDQSRDVVARLIYGFRISVLFGLTLTILSSIIGIAAGGVQGYFGGWIDLTFQRFIEIWTAIPSLYLLLIISAVLPPGFFILLGILLLFSWVSLVGLVRAEFLRGRNFEYIQAARALGVSNAVIMFRHLLPNAMVATMTFLPFIVSSSVMTLTALDFLGFGLPPGSPSLGELLSQGKANVQAPWLGFTGFFSVAIMLSLLIFIGEAARDAFDPRKTFR from the coding sequence ATGACGATCACCGCGCCCCAGCCGGTCGAGACCACGACGCAGTCGCCGCTCGGCGAAGTCGTTCCGGCCACCCGCCATGCCTTTGCGCCGTCGCCGCTCAATCGCCGCCGCTGGCAGAACTTCAAGGCCAACCGAAGGGGCTATTGGTCGTTCTGGATCTTCCTGGTGCTTTTCGTGGTCTCGCTGTTTGCCAATTTCATTGCCAACGACAAGCCGCTCCTCGTCAAATATGACGGCCGTCTCTATTGGCCGGTCATTTTCAACTATTCCGAGACCACCTTCGGCGGCGATTTCGAAACCACCGCCGACTATCGCGATCCCTATTTGCAGAAGCAGATCGCGGAGAAGGGCGGCACCATGATCTGGCCGCCGATCCGCTATTCCTACGACACCCACAATCTCGACCTGCCGACCCCGGCGCCGTCGAAGCCGACCTGGATGCTGACGGAAGAGCAGTGCAAGGAGGTGGTGAAGAAGAAGGGGCTCAACAGCTGCCGCGACCTCGAATACAACTGGCTCGGGACCGATGACCAGAGCCGGGACGTGGTCGCGCGCCTGATCTACGGTTTCCGCATTTCGGTGCTGTTCGGGCTGACGCTCACCATCCTGTCCTCGATCATCGGCATCGCCGCCGGCGGCGTGCAGGGCTATTTCGGCGGCTGGATCGACCTGACCTTCCAGCGGTTTATTGAGATATGGACCGCGATACCCTCGCTCTATCTGCTGCTGATCATATCGGCGGTTCTGCCGCCGGGCTTCTTCATCCTGCTCGGCATTCTCTTGCTGTTCTCCTGGGTTTCGCTTGTGGGGCTCGTGCGGGCGGAATTCCTGCGCGGGCGCAATTTCGAATATATCCAGGCGGCGCGGGCGCTCGGCGTCTCCAACGCCGTCATCATGTTCCGTCACTTGCTGCCGAATGCGATGGTGGCGACCATGACATTCCTGCCCTTCATCGTGTCGTCCTCGGTGATGACGCTGACGGCGCTGGATTTCCTCGGCTTCGGTCTGCCGCCGGGTTCGCCGTCGCTCGGCGAGTTGCTGTCGCAGGGCAAGGCCAATGTGCAGGCGCCGTGGCTCGGCTTCACCGGCTTCTTCTCGGTCGCGATCATGCTGTCGCTTTTGATCTTCATCGGCGAAGCCGCGCGCGACGCCTTCGATCCGCGCAAGACGTTCCGGTAG
- a CDS encoding microcin C ABC transporter permease YejB, translating to MTSYIARRILLMFPTLLGILFVSFVVVQFAPGGPVERVLAQLSGADTGGTSRISGGGGDFGPRGQVGASADAVSSKYRGAQGLDPDFIKKLEVQFGFDKPAPERFALMVWNFSRFDFGKSYFRDVNVIQLIKEKLPVSMSLGIWMTLLTYLISIPLGIRKAVADGSEFDTWTSAVIIVGFAIPGFLFAILLIILFAGGSFLNVFPLRGLTSDGWSQFPWYWKIIDYFWHLTLPMVSMALGAFATMTLLTKNSFLDEIRKQYVMTARAKGCSERQVLYNHIFRNAMLIVIAGFPSAFIHAFFSGSLLIETIFSLDGLGLLGFESILNRDYPVVFGTLFIFSLIGLVVNLISDLAYMWIDPRIDFEAREV from the coding sequence ATGACCAGCTATATCGCCCGCCGAATTCTGCTGATGTTCCCGACGCTGCTCGGGATCCTGTTCGTCTCCTTCGTGGTCGTGCAGTTCGCGCCGGGCGGACCGGTCGAACGCGTGCTGGCGCAGCTCTCTGGCGCCGACACCGGCGGCACTTCGAGGATATCGGGCGGCGGCGGCGATTTCGGGCCGCGCGGCCAGGTCGGCGCGTCGGCTGACGCCGTCAGTTCGAAATACCGCGGCGCGCAGGGGCTGGATCCTGATTTCATCAAGAAGCTGGAAGTGCAGTTCGGCTTCGACAAGCCGGCGCCGGAGCGTTTTGCGCTGATGGTGTGGAATTTCTCGCGCTTCGATTTCGGCAAGAGTTATTTCCGCGACGTCAACGTGATCCAGCTGATCAAGGAGAAGCTGCCGGTGTCGATGTCGCTCGGCATCTGGATGACGCTTCTGACCTACCTGATCTCGATCCCGCTCGGCATCCGCAAGGCCGTCGCCGACGGATCGGAGTTCGACACCTGGACCTCGGCGGTGATCATCGTTGGCTTTGCGATCCCGGGATTCCTGTTCGCGATCCTGTTGATCATCCTGTTCGCCGGCGGCTCGTTCCTCAACGTCTTCCCGCTGCGCGGGCTGACTTCCGACGGCTGGTCGCAGTTCCCCTGGTACTGGAAGATCATCGACTATTTCTGGCACCTCACGCTGCCGATGGTCTCGATGGCGCTCGGCGCATTCGCCACCATGACGCTGCTGACCAAGAACTCGTTCCTCGACGAGATCCGCAAGCAGTATGTGATGACCGCGCGCGCCAAGGGCTGCAGTGAACGCCAGGTGCTGTACAACCACATCTTCCGCAACGCGATGCTGATCGTGATCGCGGGCTTTCCGAGCGCGTTCATTCACGCCTTCTTCTCCGGCTCGCTGTTGATCGAGACCATCTTCTCGCTCGATGGCCTCGGCCTGCTCGGATTCGAGAGCATCTTGAATCGCGATTATCCGGTGGTGTTCGGCACGCTGTTCATCTTTTCGCTGATCGGTCTGGTGGTCAACCTGATCTCCGATCTCGCTTACATGTGGATCGATCCACGGATCGATTTCGAGGCGCGTGAGGTCTGA
- a CDS encoding prephenate dehydratase yields MTKKLKIAFQGEPGANSHIAIVEAYPDAEPVPCDTFEDALAAISSGEADLGMIPIENSVAGRVADIHHLLPASGLFIVGEWFLPIRHQLMAPKGAKLSDIKTVESHVHALGQCRRIIRKLGIKPIVAADTAGSARDVSERKDKSVAAIASRLAADIYGLDILAEDVEDEAHNTTRFVVLAREANWARQNSGPLVTTFVFRVRNLPAALYKALGGFATNGVNMTKLESYMVDGEFSATQFYADVDGHPEDKGLAFALEELKFFSREFRIVGVYPGHPFRETFSE; encoded by the coding sequence ATGACCAAAAAGCTCAAAATCGCATTCCAGGGCGAGCCTGGCGCGAATTCCCATATCGCGATCGTCGAGGCGTACCCGGACGCCGAGCCGGTTCCCTGCGACACCTTCGAGGACGCGCTGGCCGCGATCTCCTCCGGCGAGGCCGATCTCGGCATGATCCCGATCGAGAATTCGGTCGCTGGCCGGGTCGCCGATATCCACCATTTGCTGCCGGCGTCCGGCCTGTTCATCGTCGGCGAATGGTTTCTGCCGATCCGCCATCAGTTGATGGCGCCGAAGGGTGCAAAACTCTCCGACATCAAGACGGTGGAGAGCCACGTCCACGCGCTCGGCCAGTGCCGCCGCATCATCCGCAAGCTCGGCATCAAGCCGATCGTCGCGGCCGATACCGCCGGCAGCGCGCGGGACGTTTCCGAACGCAAGGACAAGAGCGTTGCCGCGATCGCGTCGCGGCTGGCGGCCGATATCTACGGCCTCGATATCCTCGCTGAGGACGTCGAGGACGAGGCCCACAACACCACGCGCTTTGTCGTGCTGGCGCGCGAGGCCAATTGGGCCAGGCAAAACTCTGGTCCGCTGGTCACCACTTTTGTTTTCCGGGTGCGCAATTTGCCCGCCGCGCTCTACAAGGCGCTCGGCGGCTTTGCCACCAATGGCGTCAACATGACGAAATTGGAAAGCTACATGGTCGACGGCGAATTCTCCGCCACGCAATTCTATGCCGACGTCGACGGCCATCCCGAGGACAAGGGTCTCGCCTTCGCGCTGGAAGAACTGAA
- a CDS encoding c-type cytochrome, which yields MDSFELNKIIGALLGTCILVLVTSFAAHAIFTPKPLEKPGFEIAVKEDTSHGGAKEAAAPSEPIEKLLQTASVEKGTAAAKKCAACHTFEKGGPNRVGPNLYGIVNEKRGEGRGFNFSAAMKGKGGTWTFDDLNKFIANPKGFIPGTAMGFAGIQKDSERADVIAYLNSLSEHPAPLPTAAK from the coding sequence ATGGACTCCTTCGAACTCAACAAGATCATCGGTGCTCTCCTCGGCACCTGCATTCTCGTTCTGGTGACGAGCTTTGCCGCTCATGCGATTTTCACGCCCAAGCCGCTGGAGAAGCCCGGCTTCGAGATCGCCGTGAAGGAAGACACCTCTCACGGCGGCGCCAAGGAAGCCGCTGCTCCCTCCGAGCCGATCGAGAAACTTTTGCAGACCGCCTCCGTCGAGAAGGGCACAGCCGCCGCCAAGAAGTGCGCGGCCTGCCACACGTTCGAGAAGGGCGGCCCGAACCGCGTCGGTCCGAACCTCTATGGCATCGTCAACGAGAAGCGCGGCGAAGGCCGTGGCTTCAATTTCTCCGCTGCCATGAAGGGCAAGGGCGGCACCTGGACCTTTGACGATCTCAACAAGTTCATCGCCAACCCCAAGGGCTTCATTCCGGGTACGGCGATGGGATTCGCCGGCATTCAGAAGGACAGCGAGCGCGCCGACGTGATCGCCTATCTGAACTCGCTTTCGGAACATCCGGCTCCGCTGCCGACAGCGGCGAAGTAA